AGCCCCCTCTCGCGGCGGAGCTGGAGCGGGAGACCGGACAGGGAAACAGGCGGAGATAGGAGGTCCGGGCGGGCCGGCGGCTACGGACGAGAGCATCAGCAGCAGGCTCTATCCTCCCTTCTCTACAACGACAATAGATCCATAGAGACTGAGAGGTGAACTGATGATGACAAAAGTTCCCCAACACAGGAACCCACGAATTATACTCTTCGCTGCAGGATCAACACCATTAACCGATGAATTAGTGAAGAAATTACTTGGCGGATGCTGACGATACGGGGAGCTATTTGAAGCAGCATCGATTCCGAAATCGGGGTGCGGCACACGACAAGAAGTCGTTGCCCTTGAGGAGCTAGAACTGGAAGCGCGGGTGCGGCGCCAGGCAGCAGGGTGAGCACGATTGGTGCGCGGCGGCCGGCGAGGCTGACGAAAGCGTTCAGTACGGGCGTGTTTTGGTTCCCTGATCTAGGCCTCCATGATTTAATTTGGGCTTGTTTGGTCCTATTTGGCCGGGTAGCCAGGCTTCCACAAAGCTATTTCGGACGAATTTAGTGGCTCGCTGGAAACGCCCGAATCTCGCGGAGCCAGGGCGTCGCGGAGCCAGGCTTGGCCAGCCCCGCTGCCGCGTCCGCTCACCTCCTCTTCCGTCGCCCTCTACGCCACGGACGGAGGTATGTGGGGGCAAACTGCGTCCTGGCCCCTTGCTCCAGCTGTATCAATTTAGACGTTTGCACATCGCTGCATGCATACAATTAATTCATGCCTCTCTCATATCATGTTTGCTGTTGCTAATCAGTGAATTACAGCTTACAGGTATATAAATCCGTATATTCTTCATTCTTCTTAGATAGAATTCTAATCGTTCATTACAGTCTATATAGATAGAACttgaaaaaaaaagattttttaTAGAATTCTAATTGTCTGTTATACTATTGGTAATACTGTAGCAGTGTTTAGCTTTGAATCGGCCCCCTACCCTTcatgcaagctccgccactgCTCTGCGCCACCCACGCCGGCCGTCCCGAGAGCGCCACAGCCGCCGCACCAACCACCGCGTGAGACTGCCGGCCACATCTCCTCCCACAGCCGCCGCgtgctccctctctctcccagatccacCTGTTCcttctctctcccagatccgtcTGCTCCTTCTCTCTCCCTGAGATCTGGTGGCCATGGCCGGATTCGCGCCACCATGGGAGCTCCGCCGCCatggatgcaacctgggagctcCACTGCGCCACTCCTCCACACAGGCTCCACCTTCACGCGACACGCACGAGCACGCCGGCCTTCACGAGCAGGGTGGCCTTCATGCGACCATGGATGAGAAGCACGAGCACGCCGGCAAGCACGTGCAGCAGACGAGCAACTCGCCGCGACAAGCTCCAGCGCCAGCAGACGAGCAGCACGAGGAACGTGAGCGCGCCAGCGCGAGCTCCACCTTCTTCTCCAGCTCGCTGCCTCCAAATCGAGCTGTGCGGCAGTGGTGTCCGTCGGCGAGGGGACAGAGGAGTGTCGAGCCGGTGGAGGACGACGAGCTGCAGCCATGGGGATGGCGAGGCTCCACTCTGCTCACAACCACGCGCGCCGCTAGCTGCCGGATACCACGCGAGCGCCGCCGCCCCCTGCGCGAGCTCCCCCAGGTCCCTGCGTGCGCGCTGCCGAGGACGCCGACGAGCGACGACGGCCCAGCGCGAGCTCCACCTTCTGCCATGGCGGATTCGCATGGCGGACTCGAGCTCTTCCCTGTGCCTGCTGCCATGGTCGGGGTAAACTAACACATCGATTCTTAGCTAGGCTTATCCGTTACAAGGAATCAAACATGTGCTACTTGTATTGGCTAAAGCTGCCTGTCTTCGTTTTGCTAGCCAGGCTGGCGCTCTTCCACCGGCTGGCCGCCCGCCCGGACCTCGGCCACCTCATGCGGCTCTACGCCACGGCCGCCACCTTATTCGTCGCGCGGGGGAACCTGCCGATGGCGCACGAGGCGGCGCGCGCGATGGTGGCCGCATTCGCTGAGCGCGGGCGCCTGCGGGAGGCCGCGGACATGCTGCTCGAGCTGCGGAGCCACGGGCTCCCGCTCGCCGTCGAGACGACCAACTGGGTGCTCCGCGTCGGGCTGCGGCGCCACCACCCGGGCTGCTGCTTCGCGCACGCGCGCCAGGCGTTCGACGGAATGGGCGTGCGCCCCGACGCACGCAGCTTCCGGGCGCTCGTCCTCGGGTGCTGCCGGGAAGGGCGGTTCGAGGAGGCCGACGCCCTGCTGGCGGCGATGTGGCGGGAGGGGTTCTCCCTGGACAGCGCCACGTGCACGGTTGTCGTGCACGCGTTCTGTCTGCAGGGACGGTTCAGGGACGTGCCTGGGCTGTTTGGGAGGATGGCGGAGATGGGCACGCCGCCGAACGTGGTGAATTACACTATGTCAAGCAGGCGTTCCATGTGCTGGAGGAGATGGTTGTGAAAGGGTTGAAGCCGAATGTGTACACGCATACGTCGCTCATCGATGGGCTGTGTAAGATTGGGTGGATGGAGCGGGCGTTCCGGCTGTTCTTGAAGCTTGTTAAGAGTAGCTCGTACAAGCCGAACATGCACATGTACACTGTGATGATTGGTGGGTACTGCAAAGAGGGGAAGATTGCTCGAGCTGAGATGCTGTTGGGTAGGATGGTTGAGCAGGGACTCGCCCCGAACACAAACACATACACTACACTGATCGATGGGCACTGCAGAGGGGGCAGCTTCGATCGTGCCTTTGAGCTGATGAACAAGATGAAGCTGGAAGGTTTCCTGCCCAACATTTACACATATAATGCCATTATTGGGGGATTTTGCAAGAAGGGAAAGATTCAAGAGGCTTACAAGGTGCTGCGAATGGCCACTAGTCAGGGGCTGCATCCTGATAAGGTGACATACACTATGCTGATAACTGAACATTGCAAACAGGGCCACATAGCTTATGCTCTGGATTTGTTCAACCAGATGGCAGAGAACAGTTGCCATCCTGATATAGACACATATACCACCATCATTGCTATGTATTGTGAGCAGAGGCAAATGGAACAAAGTCAGCAGCTCTTTGACAAATGTCTTTCCGTAGGATTAGTGCCAACTAAGCAAACTTATACCTCGATGATTGCAGGATACTGTAGAGTTGGCAAATCGACCTCAGCTCTCAAGGTCTTTGATAGGATGGTTCAACATGGATGCCTTCCTGACTCTATAACTTATGGGGCACTAATAAGTGGGTTATGCAAGGAATCAAGACTAGAGGAAGCAAGGGCATTATTTGAGACCGTGCTTGATAAGCATTTGGTGCCATGCGATGTAACTTGTGTCACTTTAGCTTATGAATACTGCAGGAGGGATAAGACAACCATTGCTGTATCATTGTTGGATAGACTGGACAAACGGCAACAGGCTCATACAGCAGATGCACTAATTAGAAAGCTCAGGGGTAATTTGGATGCTGCTAGTCTTTTCCTTAAAAATGTTCTGGACAAGCATTATGCTGTTGaccagaagggcgggcctggtgcaagcggtagagtcttaccgcctgtgaccggaaggtcccgggttcgagtcgcggtctcctcacactgcacaggcgagggtaaggcttgccactgacacccttccccagaccccgcacagagcgggagctctctgcactgggtacgccctcatGCAACTTATACAAGCATCATCAATTCATGCTATGAAAGCAATAGATATGCTCTAGCTTCTGAAATATCTGAAAAGATCTCAAAGCGGATTTCTGGCTTTAAGAAAAAGGATGTTGCAGTTATTGCTTGATTTGCAAGAGCAATCCGAATTTCTCCCACTCATGCAGCATAGAAATTTGGCAGGAGCGCTCGATATTCCTTTTGAGCACAGCTTCTATGCCTATCGACGGCTGTAAATGGTATGCCTTTCTTATTTGGTGCCATGAACTATAATATAAAGTTTTTTCAGTATTACTTTGTCAATGTTTTGCTCTTGCATACTCGATGATCTTATAAAATATCCATGTCAAGGTTAAGATGACCAGATATTGATTAATGGATTGGATAAGAGCTGCTTTAGGATTTGTATGGGGTCTGCTTTTGCATAAACCATGTGAATAGAAAGAAAGTAAGTTGCTCATATGGGCACACAAATTGTTATTTCGTCAGGACCATAGTAGTATTTCATTTGAGCCTTATTTTAATTTGTTTGATGCAACTCTTGTGAATCCTTATATTTCTACAGGGTAACGAGTCTTTCTTAAATACTCTGAAGATATCAATGTTATATGATCTGCATCATGTATGATGGAGTTAAGGTTAGTTTACCCATGGTACCTTGTTCTGAAAAATATATTTGATATTACACTAATTGAAACTTTGCACACACAGATGCTTCTTATCTGTGTTCTACTCCCTCAGTCCCAGAAAAGATGCAATTCTAGGTCTGGTTAAGTCGAGGGCCTATCTTAACTTTGACAAGTTcatagaaaatagtatcaacattgGTGATTTCAAAAAGgtatatactatgaaaatatattcaatgatgaATTTAATGATACTATCTTTGTatttaaatttagtcaaacttaagaaggTTTGACTGGACACTATTCTAGAATTGCATCCTTTCTGGGATGGAGGTAGTACTTTCTGACTTAACTGTTGTTATTTGAACCTCGTTGATGGTGTCAGTCTTTAGTAGTCCTAACTCCTAAGTCGATTCTTCATCCCCAGTTAGACAAATCTCTGTGATTGCTGGTATTTCAGCGAACCGTTGCTGTCTACACAAATACAGTGATTATTGATTGTGGGATTTCTCCATTTGCTAATTCTTAATTGAAGATGTCTTATGTTTTAGCTCTTTTTATGGGTCCTTATTGAATATGTTTGATTCTAAGCTGCACATGTTTATTTTCTGAAACCTCCATATGATCATCATTTGTTTCTTGTATTTTATACTTACATACTAACTTAGTCGAAAGGAAAGTTACTGTATGATGTCAATCTGGACAAGGTTCCATTCCACTGGTCCTGCCAAACTTACTACTGATGGCTCTATTCCATTGTCATAAGATAACTGCAATACAGCACGCTGTGAGTAAAGTTCTCGTTATATGATTGCTGAAGTTGTTGGCTTTTTAAGCTAAATTTTGAATTCAAGGCTTTAAGTTTTACACACACACAACAGAGAATTTGAGAGTTATCGACTAATACAGAATGCAATTAAAATATAGAACAGTCTATAGTCTTAATATACACATGTTCTGAGCTAGGTGTGGTCCTATCGTTGTATTAACGGCATATGGATGGAGTTACTTGTGCAAGCTATTACATAAGGACCTTACAGACTATTCCTAATCGTCAATATTTGTATTGCGTAATCCTGAAATTTCCTTATAGCCTTTCTACTTAAGGAACAAGTGAAAATCATGTCACTTTCTTATGACAGCTCATCTGCCAGTTGACAACTCAAAGGCTTCCTGGATGTTTAGAGACTCTTCACTGAAGTTGAATAGTTTGCCCTGTTGCCTCATCTCATGCTGTTGTCGTCGTTGGAGCTCAGCCAGCTGCCATTCCTCCCACCGCTCTGCTGGGACAATCTCTCCTTCCAGCATCTGCACCACCTCAGACATTGTAGGCCGTTGATCAGGGTCCATGTGAGTGCAGAGGAGTGCTATCTGGGTAACCTTCTCCAGCTCTTCAAGGTTGTAGAAGCCACCTAGATTGCGATCCACTAGGTCAAGTAGTCGCCCTTCTTCCATCCATAGCTTGACCTTCACATTCGTAGTCATTTGAATCAACTCGTGATTTTAAGTATTGTTTCCTTAGAGGGGACAACTATGTGAACCAATGTTTGACCAGAAACTGTAAGATAATTGCATGGTTATACCTAGTTGCTACTGATAGTAGATTTCAGATTACTACGGTTTGCAAAATTTCTGTTTAGGCCTCAACATTCTTCTCAGTTTTTCTTGACCTCTCAGTAACACTATGCAGCTGATATGTACCGATTTACTCGTACCAATAGGATCATGTAGTTATCTTACCTGATCAATGAGCATGATCTCGCCTGCTTCTTCTATGCGGTCAGGATGGAATGCAATTGCACGATCTCCTGTCACAATCTCTAACAGCATGACACCATATCCAAAGATATCTGTCTTCACTGATGGCCTTCCCGTCTTTATGTACTCAGGAGCTATGTGGCCCATAGTCCCACAAAGCGCTGTTGTTACTGTATTCCTCCCTATGTCCATCATCTTCGCCAACCCAAAATCTCCTACCACTGCTTCAAAGTTCCCATCAAGCAGGACATTTGCAGCCTTGACGTCACGGTGGATGATCTTGGGATTGCAGTGCTCATGAAGGTATTCCAAACCACGGGCAGCACCAAGAGCAATTCGCATTCTTGTAGACCAATCTAATGCTGGTTCGTTTAGTTTTATATCTGCAATGCAATCATTATTAAAATATTTGAGAAGACGAAGGATATAGGGAAAATTACTATGTTACCTAAGTTGTTTGAAACTTTTATATAATGCTGGATAAAAGTTAGAGAAAATTCAACTATGTATCCTTTTTTAATGTTGCATAGTTTCAGCATCAAGCATTTACAACGTTCACTCGTAGTCTTTGGCAATATGTTACCTCATTGACACAACTATATGCTTCAATGGATGATTCTGAGCGAAGGACAACTATATAATGAGGAAGTGATGATCATAGCTTAGTTGTACCTCTTAAACGGGAAGCAACACTAAGATTCTCCATGAAAGGGTAGACCAAGAGCCTCTCTGTTGTTGTTGTACAAAATCCTATCAACCTTAATATGTTCTTGTGCACAGCAATGCTTATCAATTCAACTTCTCTGAGGAAAGCCATTTCCCCTTCACGACTGTCCACATTCAGTAGCCGTTTCACTGCAATCTTTATACTGTTTGGACCTGGAAGTACTCCTTTATACACCTTACCAAAACCACCCCTGCCAAGAACATTCTGTTCACTGAAATTGTTGGTTGCAATCTGAAGCTCCCGCCATGAGAACCTCTTTATTTGCCCAAACTCAAGCATATGATCATTCTGACCTGGAATTGTTGAACATGTTTGTCTTTTATCAGATAAAAGAAGTTAGATATTTTCTTTCAGAATGTTTAATTTATTGAGCCATTTCAATCTGTGGAAATATGTTTTCCTCATTGAAAGTTACTACTATGGTAATTATTTAACAAACATAGTGACAGACCTGACACGTCAATGAAGATTTCAGGCTGGTAACGCATTCTTTGCCACCATAGCAAAACTAGAACTACTGTTACAAAAAGAGTGACTGCTCCAGCAATGCTTCCAATAACCACCTTTAGCTTGGAATTTTTTGACCCACCTGAATGTATTAGCAAGCATTCATTCTGAGAAAAAATGCCCTCAGTTTCCCTCCAAATTTAGTCTCAATTTGTCACTATGGTTTACCAGTTTTTCTAGTAATTACCTGTCCTTGTGCTGCCTCCTTCACATGGAAATAAATTTTGGCCACAATTCAAGTGGTTGCCTGTAAAGCTGGGAAGCAAAAATCATCTACTAAGGATACTATAAAGTAGCACACATGAAATGATTAATTTTGTTTCTGTAATCTGCTTTCCTACAGTTATATGACATACTTGTAATGAGCCGCCTGAAGTAGATGTTGTGGGATTTCGCCGCTAATATTATTATGTGCTAGATTACTGCAAAATAAATTGAGTTATTTTACATGATAATTGAACAACTATTCACTTTCTTGAATGAACTAATATAATGGCTGTTATGACCGGCGTCACATATACCAGGCGGAGGCCCATTAGTGGCTGAGCTTGTGCGCCGGCATTAGGGGGCTAACGGCCCATATTATCTATTATTTAGCCTATTTATTAGATATATCCCTTATTTGTGAGAGCTATATATATGGCTTGTAAGACATTTGGATAATTAAGCAGAAACAatctattgtttccggcttcccctgggagccgggagttcctaaccctagccgcctctactGTTCACGCATACTGTAGCCGCCGTTACTGTAGCTACGCGAGGGTTAGGGCTACAGCCGCAGCCGCCCATCCTCCACCACGGCGTCCAGCCGCCGGCAGCGAGGTTCCCAGCCTGCTCCACCTCCCTCTCACCCCTACAGACTCCGTGATCTACGCGGTAGGATCCGTAATCCTATCAATGGCACTAGCAAGTATGACAGCGGTTAAATTTGACAGGTTTTACTTGTACATCTTGTTgccatgaagaaaaaaaaaacttacatGTTATTCAATGatggaagatttgagaaagagcTTGGGATATTCCCGCTTAAATAATTGTGGCTTAGATCCCTGTACAAGTTATCAGTTATCACTCAGGGTTTCTTTATCAGTCATGATAATATGGGGTCATGGCTGACTTACAGATTTTGGAGTTTAGAAAGTTGTCCAAGGGAGTCTGGTATCGATCCATTTAAATTATTTCTTCCAAGTTTTAGAATTGTCAAACTTGATAGGTTTCCAAACTCCAGAGGAATCCCTCCAGTTATCTTGTTGTTATCCAGTATCCTGAAACCATAGTATGTAGCAAGCAGCAAGTTTATCCATCTTGTATGGGGACCTAATTTTATGTATGATTGGACCTATTTTCATGGGCACCAATTGTTGGACACTCAAAAGAATACATGGGCAACTTACAGCTGCTGTAAAGTTGTTAGCTTTGCAATGCTGGGTGATAAGGTTCCTGTGAACCCAGACGAGCTCAAAGTTCTGCAAACTCATAATGAGAAACTAAGCAATTAGTTATATGAACACAAGTAACACTACAAGCTTATAATAGTAAAATTAGGAAAGAATAGAGCATGAAACAATTCCATTCAAATGAAAACTCTTCTCCTTTACAAATGGTTGGGATTAATCACTTTAGACATAGTCAACTGTTAGAATTGGATATTTCCTTATGTTCGATGACCATAATGTGAATTTTCTACCTCTGGCAGTAATAGagttcaaagtctagaaagctgaGATGAATAGGCTGAACTTACATTGTTGTAACTTTGTTGTTATCTTGACAATTAACATATTCCCAGTAGCAGGGGCTCATTTGATTATCCTTCCAATCACTAAGGACACCACGGTTATCGCCAAGTTGCATCTTCATTTCAACCAGTGCTTCGACTGCAGACAAAAACAGTCTTATTTCTGGGGTCCCAAGGTAGACTCAAGTTCTCAAAAAGTGAAATACTTCTTATTGAATCTATTCAGTGCCTCACATGCAATCTGGAATCTGTAGCACTTAAATACACAGGGCATGGCAGACAATATTTCGCCAATTGGAGATATATATATTTCAACCAAAGAAAATGAGCAGTGCTCAATAGAAGTGCTTTTATGCCCCTCTTTGTGAGAATATTACAAGGGCACTAATTAGTGGGGTCAAGCAGGTGGTCTGACCATTCCATTGGTATGCATTATTATCTATTGCGCAGATTTTTTCTAGAGTTTCTAATTCAAACATTTGACTGGTGACAGACAGGGAGCCAAATGTCTAAGATCCACTTATGTGGTCAGTAGAGATAACCTAGTCCATAGCAAATAATTTGTATGCCTCTGATGAAAGCTTGTCACTCAGAatcaaacaacaacaacaacaacaacaacaacaacaacaacaaagcctttaagccccaaacaaattggggtaggctagagttgaaacccagcagaagcaatcaaggttcaggcacgtgaatagcttgTCACTCAGAATCAAAGTTTCAGTTTAAATATATAAATTGCTTATCTAATGCCAGCTAATCAAGAACATCTTATTTGGCGAAAATGTTAAATGCCATAGCCATACCTTGGGAGTCGACAGCGAGAGAACATCTTATTTGGCATCCCAACAGAAGTAACATAAAAGCTAATAGCTTCATGGCTTCTGAATTGATCATCATGTTTTTGTTTCAGGAACAGATGCACTGCTGAATGTACTCTGATTCGGTTTACTTTAGTAAAAAAAGAAGCCCTTGTGAAGTGAAATCATTGCTGGACTGCTGCATCAATGAAACAAAGCGCGTAAGTGGAGGGCAAACAGAGAAGAATGGAAGACAGGAATACTCAGAAGAAATCTGGCATGGTTCACAACTGGATTTTTGGAAGCAAGATGGAATGGTATAACATGCCATGAATCTACATCAGCACAAAGTTTAGTTTGTTAAGGATTATATCTACAGTGGTTAAAGTTTAGTTCTGACTTCTTGTATGGAAAACAAAGTGTATCGTATTTGAGGGTGGAAAAAGATTTGTATGTGTGAAATGAGTCTGTGTGTGGTAACTGAACTTCAGTAGCTCAATAGtattctttaaaaaaaaaaagaaaaacaattagCTCAATAGTATTCACCAGTTCCCAGAGTTACCTCTGATGCATTTCTCAGAAAGAAAAGTTCATCTGGCATAGACATTTACATGTAAGTCCAGAATACGGAGCCAGTGAGATTATCTGTATCTAATGAGGCCTAATGACCCTACATGCCTTGTCAGTTACTACAGCCAGCCCCTATATTCTCATACATGAAAGCCCCCCTTTTTTATTTTGTAATGACTTAGTGGGATGTACAGCAAAGCAGAATCGCTTCCGGTTGTGCCAGCATCAAGATTCGTTGAGCAGT
This sequence is a window from Miscanthus floridulus cultivar M001 chromosome 10, ASM1932011v1, whole genome shotgun sequence. Protein-coding genes within it:
- the LOC136486997 gene encoding LRR receptor kinase SERK2-like isoform X2 — its product is MMINSEAMKLLAFMLLLLGCQIRCSLAVDSQVEALVEMKMQLGDNRGVLSDWKDNQMSPCYWEYVNCQDNNKVTTITLSSSGFTGTLSPSIAKLTTLQQLILDNNKITGGIPLEFGNLSSLTILKLGRNNLNGSIPDSLGQLSKLQNLNLAHNNISGEIPQHLLQAAHYNFTGNHLNCGQNLFPCEGGSTRTGGSKNSKLKVVIGSIAGAVTLFVTVVLVLLWWQRMRYQPEIFIDVSGQNDHMLEFGQIKRFSWRELQIATNNFSEQNVLGRGGFGKVYKGVLPGPNSIKIAVKRLLNVDSREGEMAFLREVELISIAVHKNILRLIGFCTTTTERLLVYPFMENLSVASRLRDIKLNEPALDWSTRMRIALGAARGLEYLHEHCNPKIIHRDVKAANVLLDGNFEAVVGDFGLAKMMDIGRNTVTTALCGTMGHIAPEYIKTGRPSVKTDIFGYGVMLLEIVTGDRAIAFHPDRIEEAGEIMLIDQVKLWMEEGRLLDLVDRNLGGFYNLEELEKVTQIALLCTHMDPDQRPTMSEVVQMLEGEIVPAERWEEWQLAELQRRQQHEMRQQGKLFNFSEESLNIQEAFELSTGR
- the LOC136486997 gene encoding LRR receptor kinase SERK2-like isoform X1; this encodes MMINSEAMKLLAFMLLLLGCQIRCSLAVDSQVEALVEMKMQLGDNRGVLSDWKDNQMSPCYWEYVNCQDNNKVTTITLSSSGFTGTLSPSIAKLTTLQQLILDNNKITGGIPLEFGNLSSLTILKLGRNNLNGSIPDSLGQLSKLQNLDLSHNYLSGNIPSSFSNLPSLNNINLAHNNISGEIPQHLLQAAHYNFTGNHLNCGQNLFPCEGGSTRTGGSKNSKLKVVIGSIAGAVTLFVTVVLVLLWWQRMRYQPEIFIDVSGQNDHMLEFGQIKRFSWRELQIATNNFSEQNVLGRGGFGKVYKGVLPGPNSIKIAVKRLLNVDSREGEMAFLREVELISIAVHKNILRLIGFCTTTTERLLVYPFMENLSVASRLRDIKLNEPALDWSTRMRIALGAARGLEYLHEHCNPKIIHRDVKAANVLLDGNFEAVVGDFGLAKMMDIGRNTVTTALCGTMGHIAPEYIKTGRPSVKTDIFGYGVMLLEIVTGDRAIAFHPDRIEEAGEIMLIDQVKLWMEEGRLLDLVDRNLGGFYNLEELEKVTQIALLCTHMDPDQRPTMSEVVQMLEGEIVPAERWEEWQLAELQRRQQHEMRQQGKLFNFSEESLNIQEAFELSTGR
- the LOC136486997 gene encoding LRR receptor kinase SERK2-like isoform X3 encodes the protein MMINSEAMKLLAFMLLLLGCQIRCSLAVDSQVEALVEMKMQLGDNRGVLSDWKDNQMSPCYWEYVNCQDNNKVTTITLSSSGFTGTLSPSIAKLTTLQQLNLAHNNISGEIPQHLLQAAHYNFTGNHLNCGQNLFPCEGGSTRTGGSKNSKLKVVIGSIAGAVTLFVTVVLVLLWWQRMRYQPEIFIDVSGQNDHMLEFGQIKRFSWRELQIATNNFSEQNVLGRGGFGKVYKGVLPGPNSIKIAVKRLLNVDSREGEMAFLREVELISIAVHKNILRLIGFCTTTTERLLVYPFMENLSVASRLRDIKLNEPALDWSTRMRIALGAARGLEYLHEHCNPKIIHRDVKAANVLLDGNFEAVVGDFGLAKMMDIGRNTVTTALCGTMGHIAPEYIKTGRPSVKTDIFGYGVMLLEIVTGDRAIAFHPDRIEEAGEIMLIDQVKLWMEEGRLLDLVDRNLGGFYNLEELEKVTQIALLCTHMDPDQRPTMSEVVQMLEGEIVPAERWEEWQLAELQRRQQHEMRQQGKLFNFSEESLNIQEAFELSTGR